Proteins from one Candidatus Desulfovibrio trichonymphae genomic window:
- the efp gene encoding elongation factor P, with amino-acid sequence MYSTTDFRKGLKIEVEDTPYEIVDFQHFKPGKGGAMVRTKLRNILTGRMQDITFRSGEKVEKPDLETRDMQFLYRKNDDLFFMDMTTYEQIQMPSSSTDGKEGFLKDGQECRVLLYNTRPLDIDIPLTLVLQVTDTEPGAKGDTVSNVTKPATLETGITVQVPLFVNLGDKIKVDSRSREYIGRE; translated from the coding sequence ATGTACTCAACTACCGACTTTCGCAAGGGTCTCAAAATCGAAGTTGAAGACACCCCTTACGAGATCGTGGATTTTCAGCACTTCAAGCCCGGCAAGGGCGGAGCCATGGTGCGAACAAAACTGCGCAACATCCTGACCGGGCGCATGCAGGACATCACCTTCCGTTCAGGAGAAAAAGTGGAGAAGCCTGATCTGGAAACACGTGACATGCAATTTTTATACCGCAAAAACGATGACCTCTTCTTTATGGATATGACAACATATGAACAAATACAAATGCCTTCCTCATCTACCGACGGCAAGGAGGGTTTTCTCAAAGACGGGCAGGAATGCCGCGTTTTGCTCTACAACACGCGTCCTCTGGACATTGATATTCCCCTGACGCTCGTGCTGCAGGTTACAGACACAGAACCGGGCGCCAAGGGCGACACAGTGAGCAATGTTACAAAACCGGCCACCCTAGAAACAGGGATTACTGTACAAGTGCCCCTTTTTGTTAATCTCGGCGACAAAATCAAGGTGGACAGCCGTTCCAGAGAATACATTGGAAGAGAATGA
- the yihA gene encoding ribosome biogenesis GTP-binding protein YihA/YsxC codes for MKASLTLENTAYTSAQQPLINEPQIALVGRSNVGKSSLLNTLGARRNLAKVSSTPGKTRSVNFFRVMPYNFYLVDLPGYGYARAGHQDREKWEQLLEDYLSRCEHLKSVLLLLDCRLPPQKNDLTLTCFARDLRLSFLPVLTKSDKCNRRERLARQKEWQSLLGQAPLLTSSVMRMGIDELWERLLATVGDACNAPVLDSATAETPASLESGRPGLS; via the coding sequence GTGAAAGCAAGCCTGACTCTGGAAAACACAGCTTATACGTCTGCCCAGCAGCCCTTGATCAATGAACCGCAGATTGCTTTGGTCGGTCGCTCAAATGTGGGCAAATCCTCTTTGCTCAACACGCTGGGCGCCCGCAGAAATTTGGCAAAGGTCAGTTCAACGCCTGGGAAAACGCGATCTGTTAATTTTTTCAGAGTAATGCCTTATAATTTTTATCTTGTTGACTTGCCGGGGTACGGGTATGCTCGTGCCGGCCATCAGGATCGGGAGAAGTGGGAGCAGCTTTTGGAAGATTACCTCTCGCGTTGTGAGCATCTCAAGTCTGTCCTGCTCCTGCTGGACTGCCGTCTGCCGCCACAAAAAAATGATCTCACGCTGACATGCTTTGCACGAGACCTACGCCTTTCATTTTTGCCTGTTCTGACAAAATCCGACAAATGCAACAGACGCGAACGACTTGCCCGGCAAAAGGAATGGCAGTCACTGCTGGGGCAAGCGCCCTTGCTCACTTCGTCAGTTATGAGAATGGGCATTGATGAGCTTTGGGAAAGACTGTTGGCCACGGTGGGTGACGCTTGCAACGCACCGGTTTTAGACAGTGCAACAGCAGAAACGCCTGCCTCCTTGGAAAGCGGCCGGCCGGGTTTGTCTTGA
- a CDS encoding outer membrane protein assembly factor BamD, which translates to MYKKFFCCLVVAMSIFTVAGCGIIDMIYLPPAEDTAQEIFEAANDAMSEKNYVRAVELYNKLRDTYPFSPYTLDAELSLADAYFLDEEYELAAESYKDFKSLHPRHQAIPYVLYQTGMSLMKQFRSIDRATTELQEAYDYFNRLCQTYPDAQHVKSADEHMLECRKLMAEHELYIADVFWHMKKYGPAWRRYDFIVNNFTDVPDVANHAKEKSMAAYYHYCEEQGNTVREQRQGSLRKWFNWL; encoded by the coding sequence ATGTATAAAAAATTTTTCTGCTGTCTTGTAGTTGCCATGAGTATCTTTACCGTTGCCGGATGTGGAATCATTGACATGATTTACCTTCCGCCTGCTGAAGACACCGCTCAGGAAATCTTTGAAGCAGCCAACGACGCCATGAGTGAAAAAAATTATGTGCGTGCTGTGGAGTTGTATAACAAATTACGCGATACGTATCCCTTTAGTCCTTATACCCTAGACGCGGAGCTTTCCCTCGCGGACGCTTATTTCCTGGATGAAGAATACGAACTGGCTGCCGAAAGCTATAAAGATTTTAAGTCGCTTCACCCGCGTCATCAGGCTATTCCCTATGTTCTCTACCAGACGGGCATGTCCCTTATGAAGCAGTTTCGTTCCATTGACAGGGCCACGACAGAATTACAAGAGGCCTATGACTATTTTAACCGACTTTGTCAGACATATCCGGACGCACAGCATGTTAAAAGTGCTGATGAACATATGCTGGAATGCCGTAAACTTATGGCGGAACATGAACTTTATATCGCCGACGTATTCTGGCATATGAAAAAATACGGACCGGCCTGGCGACGCTATGATTTTATTGTGAATAATTTTACAGACGTGCCGGATGTCGCAAATCACGCAAAAGAAAAAAGCATGGCCGCCTATTACCATTACTGCGAAGAACAAGGGAACACGGTGCGTGAACAACGTCAAGGTTCATTGCGAAAATGGTTTAACTGGTTATAA
- the trxB gene encoding thioredoxin-disulfide reductase, with translation MKMHDAIVIGAGPAGITASLYLARSACSVLLFEQMTPGGQILMTDILENYPGHPKGIKGYELSDLFLAHLDGLAVERVSGTVESVSGAAGNFVARSDGNDYAGKTMLVCTGARHRNLGLENETKLVGRGVSYCALCDGNFFRGQTVAVVGGGNSALEEALYLSKIADKVYLIHRRDSFRGAKTYLERLEKASDKVSILHDTVISSLHGETALTGLTLKNVHSGKERHLSVDGLFVYVGFTPMTDCLPENLVRDSHGFITTDTEMRTNIPGIFAAGDIRSKLCRQVITASGDGATAAQAAFVFLEQLHV, from the coding sequence ATAAAAATGCATGACGCCATTGTCATCGGCGCCGGCCCTGCCGGCATCACCGCCTCTCTGTATCTTGCGCGTTCGGCCTGCTCAGTGCTCCTGTTTGAGCAGATGACGCCTGGCGGGCAGATACTCATGACGGATATCCTTGAAAATTACCCAGGGCATCCCAAGGGCATTAAAGGCTATGAACTTTCGGATCTCTTTCTCGCCCATCTTGATGGACTGGCGGTAGAACGCGTGTCCGGCACCGTTGAATCAGTCTCTGGAGCTGCGGGAAACTTTGTCGCGCGCTCTGACGGCAATGACTACGCCGGCAAAACTATGCTGGTCTGCACAGGGGCGCGGCATAGAAATCTGGGTCTTGAAAATGAAACAAAACTGGTAGGCCGCGGGGTTTCCTATTGTGCCCTTTGTGACGGCAATTTTTTTCGCGGTCAAACGGTAGCGGTTGTCGGAGGTGGCAACAGCGCCCTTGAAGAAGCCCTGTATCTTTCAAAAATTGCAGACAAGGTCTATCTGATACACCGTCGGGACTCCTTCAGAGGCGCTAAAACTTATCTTGAACGTCTTGAAAAGGCCTCTGACAAAGTTTCGATTTTACACGATACGGTTATCTCCAGCCTGCACGGTGAAACAGCTCTGACCGGGCTGACTCTGAAAAATGTTCACAGCGGCAAGGAACGGCATCTGTCTGTAGACGGATTATTTGTCTATGTGGGTTTTACTCCGATGACGGATTGTCTGCCGGAAAACCTTGTCCGTGACTCGCATGGTTTTATTACCACAGACACGGAAATGCGCACCAATATACCCGGCATTTTTGCCGCCGGGGATATCCGTTCAAAACTCTGCCGTCAGGTGATTACAGCGTCTGGTGACGGCGCAACGGCTGCCCAGGCAGCTTTCGTTTTTTTGGAACAACTCCATGTATAA
- the trxA gene encoding thioredoxin, translating to MAEQVTDATFENLVLKSDIPVLLDFWAPWCGPCRAVGPIIDDLAAEYEGRVRIYKMNVDENPATPTKFGIRAIPTLILFNKGDTVEQITGAVTKAAMTEMIETKALA from the coding sequence ATGGCTGAACAGGTCACTGATGCCACGTTTGAAAATCTTGTGCTTAAATCCGACATACCGGTTCTGCTGGATTTCTGGGCGCCCTGGTGCGGCCCGTGTCGTGCCGTTGGACCTATCATTGATGACCTTGCCGCTGAATATGAAGGCAGAGTGCGCATATACAAGATGAATGTGGATGAAAACCCTGCGACCCCCACAAAATTCGGCATTCGCGCGATTCCGACACTCATACTGTTTAACAAGGGCGACACTGTTGAACAGATTACCGGAGCCGTCACCAAGGCAGCCATGACGGAAATGATTGAAACGAAGGCACTTGCATAA
- the tsaD gene encoding tRNA (adenosine(37)-N6)-threonylcarbamoyltransferase complex transferase subunit TsaD, translating into MNCLGIESSCDETALAVVNDGGIIGSVLASQSDLHAIFGGVVPELASREHCRYIGALFDELMHRCGLSPEQINTVAVARGPGLLGSLLVGVAFAKALALALGAKFIGINHLHAHLLTVGIDNHIHFPALALLVSGGHTHFYHMQSPWQCRQLGKTLDDAAGEAFDKIGKILGLTYPAGRMMDALASDGAADPHLFPRPYLDNDNLDFSFSGLKTAAASHIEQTPALKNAVRPLQSVTDATTVLKNCCASFSLAVVDTLCTKVERALDRYPTLHTLILAGGVASNSLLRERVTQLMQQRGGEALIPSPALCTDNAVMIAYTGRLLARAGFSHDLRMETIPRGKTIPDDMVCGRVTGRQGHGFPDSLTVEH; encoded by the coding sequence GTGAACTGTCTTGGCATCGAAAGCTCTTGTGACGAAACTGCGCTGGCTGTCGTAAACGACGGCGGTATTATCGGCTCTGTTCTGGCAAGCCAGTCTGATTTGCATGCAATTTTCGGCGGAGTTGTGCCGGAATTGGCCTCACGTGAACACTGCCGCTACATAGGCGCCCTGTTTGACGAGCTGATGCACCGTTGCGGGCTGTCTCCCGAACAGATTAACACTGTTGCCGTGGCCCGCGGTCCAGGACTCCTAGGAAGTCTTCTTGTAGGGGTGGCCTTTGCCAAGGCGTTGGCCCTTGCACTTGGTGCGAAATTTATTGGAATCAATCACTTGCATGCCCATCTTCTCACAGTCGGCATTGATAATCATATACATTTCCCGGCGCTTGCACTGCTGGTTTCCGGAGGCCATACGCATTTCTACCATATGCAATCTCCGTGGCAATGCCGACAACTCGGCAAAACCCTTGATGATGCCGCTGGAGAAGCTTTTGACAAAATCGGCAAAATACTTGGGCTCACGTACCCAGCCGGCCGGATGATGGACGCGCTGGCTTCTGACGGCGCTGCAGACCCGCATCTTTTCCCACGTCCCTACCTTGACAACGATAATCTGGATTTCAGTTTCAGCGGCCTGAAAACAGCTGCAGCCAGCCATATTGAACAAACGCCCGCTCTCAAAAATGCCGTTCGTCCACTACAAAGCGTCACCGACGCGACGACGGTGCTGAAAAACTGCTGCGCCTCTTTTTCCCTAGCTGTCGTGGATACCCTCTGTACCAAGGTGGAACGCGCGCTGGACAGATACCCGACGCTGCACACCCTGATACTGGCGGGCGGCGTGGCGTCTAATTCCCTTTTGCGCGAACGCGTTACGCAACTCATGCAACAGCGTGGAGGAGAAGCATTGATTCCGTCCCCCGCACTGTGCACGGACAACGCTGTTATGATAGCTTATACGGGCCGGCTTCTTGCAAGGGCAGGCTTTTCCCATGATCTTCGCATGGAGACAATCCCGCGTGGAAAAACAATTCCCGACGACATGGTTTGCGGGCGCGTTACAGGACGACAAGGGCACGGCTTCCCGGACAGCTTGACAGTTGAGCATTAG
- the fbp gene encoding class 1 fructose-bisphosphatase, with protein MAEITVTEHLLLHQKQSPHATEQFTGLLYDLILSGKTIARRINKAGLLDLLGGTGEINVQGENVQKMDEIANRILTYRMERCGALCAMSSEENAELVRIKPEFPRGDYILIFDPLDGSSNIDVNINVGTLFSILHRPEGKRGEVSLEEVLQPGHNQAAAGYILYGPSTMFVFSTGQGVHGFTLDPGVGEFLLSHPNMRIPEQGKIYSVNEGYRKNWSAATCEAVDWFHNCETQDGTPYSSRYVGALVADFHRTLIYGGIFMYPADIKRPEGKLRLMCEAAPLAFLAEQAGGRASDGRGRIMERKPECLHSRTPLFIGSSNDVAAVEKIYAQHRHAQTDLIFTGAL; from the coding sequence ATGGCTGAAATTACAGTTACAGAACACCTCCTGCTGCATCAAAAACAATCTCCGCATGCAACCGAACAGTTCACCGGTCTGCTCTATGACCTTATTCTGTCCGGAAAGACCATCGCCCGTCGCATCAACAAGGCCGGTCTGCTGGATCTGCTTGGAGGCACAGGCGAAATCAACGTGCAGGGCGAAAATGTACAAAAAATGGATGAGATCGCCAACCGCATCCTGACCTATCGCATGGAGCGTTGCGGCGCCCTGTGCGCCATGAGCTCGGAAGAAAATGCTGAACTTGTGCGCATCAAGCCGGAATTTCCACGGGGCGATTACATTCTTATTTTTGATCCTTTGGACGGCTCAAGCAATATTGACGTCAATATTAATGTAGGCACTCTTTTTTCCATTTTACATCGTCCTGAGGGTAAGAGAGGAGAAGTGAGCCTGGAGGAAGTGCTGCAGCCCGGCCACAATCAGGCGGCGGCCGGGTACATCCTGTATGGTCCTTCAACCATGTTTGTTTTCAGCACCGGCCAAGGGGTGCACGGCTTTACGCTGGATCCCGGCGTCGGAGAATTTTTGCTCTCTCATCCGAATATGCGTATTCCGGAACAAGGGAAGATTTATTCCGTCAATGAAGGATACCGAAAAAACTGGAGCGCCGCCACATGTGAAGCCGTTGACTGGTTTCATAATTGCGAAACACAGGACGGAACGCCTTATTCGTCCCGTTATGTGGGAGCGCTTGTCGCGGATTTTCACCGCACGCTTATCTATGGCGGCATCTTTATGTATCCGGCCGACATCAAAAGACCGGAAGGCAAATTACGCCTCATGTGCGAGGCCGCCCCATTGGCATTTCTCGCGGAACAGGCAGGCGGCCGAGCCAGCGACGGACGAGGCCGCATTATGGAACGCAAACCGGAATGTCTGCACAGCCGCACGCCGCTGTTTATTGGCTCGTCGAATGACGTGGCGGCTGTGGAAAAAATTTATGCCCAACACCGCCATGCCCAAACTGATTTAATTTTTACCGGTGCGTTGTGA
- a CDS encoding tetratricopeptide repeat protein, with product MTEKIKWYQEVLELEPNSKVFFSLARLLATDNRPDEAADVLKHGLERHPEFLEARLFFIELLYKAGHRPACMEQVNKISRVFSGYTDFWQAWAACLSSLGGSRDVAAVLRLVAAHFKHNDLSLHEVLNCGIAAILNQLEPDTTAENAAFKTVTAPLPPEPSDSVDGGPELAAEQPVTPAETTPEIAVHPADAQLPAADAAAPPTKQKSPSASALPDNILLTEEMDITEERFSLRTRSMAEVLAEQGDIKSALDIYQELAASAVTREENADLNQRIATLNAKLGNAPTTDQTQSSDLSESSSGKDKLISMLEALAERVETRAQG from the coding sequence ATGACGGAAAAAATTAAATGGTATCAAGAAGTCTTGGAACTGGAACCGAATTCCAAGGTTTTTTTTTCACTGGCGCGGCTGCTGGCGACAGATAATCGTCCTGACGAAGCTGCAGATGTTCTGAAACACGGTTTGGAAAGACATCCCGAATTTCTTGAAGCGCGCCTTTTTTTTATTGAACTGCTCTACAAGGCCGGTCACCGCCCAGCATGCATGGAGCAGGTCAACAAAATCAGCAGGGTGTTCTCCGGCTATACAGATTTTTGGCAGGCATGGGCAGCATGCCTCTCCTCATTAGGTGGTTCTCGCGATGTCGCCGCCGTATTGCGTCTTGTAGCAGCCCATTTCAAGCACAACGACCTTTCCCTGCATGAAGTGCTCAATTGCGGCATCGCCGCTATACTGAACCAGCTCGAACCCGACACAACGGCTGAAAACGCTGCTTTCAAGACCGTTACGGCGCCATTGCCCCCTGAACCATCCGACAGCGTTGACGGGGGGCCTGAACTCGCCGCGGAGCAGCCTGTCACACCTGCGGAAACCACTCCTGAGATTGCTGTTCATCCGGCTGACGCACAACTGCCAGCCGCAGATGCGGCAGCGCCGCCGACCAAGCAAAAATCACCGTCTGCATCCGCATTGCCGGACAATATACTGCTGACAGAAGAAATGGATATCACAGAGGAACGTTTTTCACTCCGGACACGTTCAATGGCGGAAGTCTTGGCCGAACAGGGCGACATAAAAAGCGCTCTTGACATTTATCAGGAATTGGCGGCATCTGCGGTTACCCGTGAAGAAAACGCCGATCTGAACCAGCGCATTGCCACCCTGAATGCAAAACTCGGCAACGCCCCGACGACGGATCAGACGCAATCCTCTGATCTGTCAGAATCTTCCAGTGGCAAGGATAAACTCATCAGCATGCTTGAAGCGTTGGCGGAACGTGTAGAAACAAGGGCGCAGGGCTAA
- a CDS encoding FtsB family cell division protein produces MVWRVFILVALSLINVVLFCRMIWGNTGLLEYRELKSQHTELQKQLGELDAQNLAVSREIRLLQTDSRYIEKMIRQYLHYVHENEVLYLFEDATKSASGATRDDGKN; encoded by the coding sequence ATGGTCTGGCGTGTTTTCATACTTGTCGCATTAAGTCTGATTAATGTTGTCCTGTTTTGTCGTATGATCTGGGGCAATACCGGACTGTTGGAATACCGTGAGCTCAAAAGCCAACATACGGAACTGCAAAAACAACTTGGCGAGCTTGATGCGCAAAATCTGGCAGTAAGCCGTGAAATCCGCTTGTTGCAGACCGACAGCCGGTACATAGAAAAAATGATTCGTCAGTATCTGCATTATGTGCATGAAAATGAAGTGTTGTACCTTTTTGAAGATGCAACAAAAAGCGCTTCGGGAGCCACACGCGATGACGGAAAAAATTAA
- the pgsA gene encoding CDP-diacylglycerol--glycerol-3-phosphate 3-phosphatidyltransferase: MLNLANKITLLRILMTPLVVTLLYFECPIFCILAAIAFIFASITDWVDGYIARREKMVTCMGKFLDPLADKVLICSVLIMFVKLAWVPTWVVIVIVCRELVVTGLRAMAKDADIYLAADKFGKAKTVLQIIAIVPLILHYPIMDVKLWPMGEVLLYAALVMTIISGANYCYDFYKKIQQ, translated from the coding sequence ATGTTGAATCTTGCAAATAAAATCACTTTGTTACGTATCCTGATGACGCCCCTTGTAGTCACTTTGCTTTACTTTGAATGCCCTATATTTTGCATATTGGCTGCCATTGCCTTCATTTTTGCCTCAATTACGGACTGGGTGGACGGTTATATTGCCCGGCGCGAAAAAATGGTCACCTGCATGGGCAAATTTTTAGATCCACTGGCGGATAAGGTGTTGATATGCTCTGTGCTGATCATGTTTGTCAAACTCGCCTGGGTGCCGACCTGGGTAGTGATTGTGATCGTCTGCCGCGAACTGGTGGTGACAGGCTTGAGAGCCATGGCCAAGGATGCCGATATCTATCTTGCTGCGGACAAATTTGGCAAGGCAAAAACAGTGTTACAAATTATTGCTATCGTGCCGCTTATATTGCATTATCCCATAATGGACGTGAAACTGTGGCCGATGGGCGAAGTTCTGCTCTATGCCGCCCTGGTTATGACCATCATTTCCGGCGCCAACTACTGTTATGATTTTTACAAAAAAATACAGCAATGA
- a CDS encoding protein-L-isoaspartate(D-aspartate) O-methyltransferase, protein MQAYKYSTECGHTEPQTFRVDPKRLRRRMVSQLEAQGISDPNVLKAMAAVPRHLFIQDALEAQAYQDAPIPIGCGQSISQPYIVALMSELLEVRQGLRVLEVGTGSGYQAAVLAALGCTVFTIERLRELYLNASALLRQMPFRGIYTYLGDGTLGMPDAAPFERIIVTAGSPETPQPLLDQLEEGGILLIPVGMRPRQYLMRLRKRQGRVESETLEPVIFVDLIGDHGW, encoded by the coding sequence ATGCAGGCTTACAAATACTCCACAGAATGCGGCCATACTGAACCTCAGACCTTTCGCGTCGATCCCAAACGTTTGCGCCGGCGCATGGTCAGCCAGCTTGAGGCGCAAGGCATCAGCGATCCGAACGTACTGAAAGCCATGGCGGCCGTGCCCCGTCATCTCTTTATACAGGATGCGCTTGAAGCTCAGGCATATCAGGACGCCCCCATCCCAATCGGGTGCGGCCAGAGCATATCGCAGCCATATATTGTAGCGTTGATGAGCGAGCTTCTTGAAGTCCGGCAGGGCTTGCGCGTCCTTGAGGTGGGCACGGGATCAGGGTATCAGGCAGCTGTGCTGGCGGCGCTGGGTTGCACTGTATTTACCATAGAACGTTTGCGTGAACTGTATTTGAATGCCAGCGCGCTCTTGCGCCAAATGCCCTTTCGCGGTATCTACACATACTTGGGTGACGGCACGCTTGGGATGCCCGACGCCGCCCCTTTTGAACGAATTATCGTAACGGCAGGGAGCCCGGAGACACCGCAGCCTCTGTTGGATCAACTTGAAGAAGGCGGTATTTTGCTGATTCCTGTCGGCATGCGACCGCGCCAATATTTAATGCGTCTGCGCAAACGGCAGGGGCGTGTTGAGTCGGAAACGCTGGAACCTGTTATTTTTGTTGATCTGATAGGCGATCACGGCTGGTGA
- a CDS encoding M23 family metallopeptidase, protein MRKKNMFSSLLGLLIITALAAGGYTFLKDMDGPVVEVAPNTGRVSPATILQVSMSDQSGIRALSVGIRKNNVINIIFKKHFDAYHTQRTVEVPLKNANLREGAFDLEIRATDSSLAGFGQGNTRTVLLPMRLDMQQPRISVKNLPPNVHRGGSAVIRYTVDEEVTSSGVLIAGYFVPGFLQKDGSYLCLFPFPYAMTAKDFKGAVEISAADLAGNVTKSRLTVMAYERNFKSDTLELKDDFLDTVQNKLRSLAPDATSPLDCYLYINNQVRAANVQTLREIGKNTAAAMLWSGAFQRLPRSASRAGFADHRFFTRQGKLVGESFHLGFDLASVRNADVPAANSGRVVHVGNLGIYGNIVVVDHGLGLMSLYSHLSEQLVKVGDIVAKGQTIARTGSSGLAFGDHLHFGIIVGGVEVTPLEWIDPKWMRDNIAGRINAETH, encoded by the coding sequence ATGCGCAAAAAAAATATGTTTTCCAGCCTGTTGGGATTACTGATTATCACCGCTCTGGCGGCAGGCGGCTACACTTTTTTAAAGGACATGGACGGGCCGGTTGTAGAAGTTGCGCCGAATACCGGCAGGGTTTCACCGGCAACTATATTGCAGGTATCCATGAGTGACCAGTCGGGCATCCGTGCGTTGTCTGTGGGCATCCGTAAGAATAATGTTATCAATATTATTTTCAAGAAGCATTTTGACGCCTATCATACACAGCGCACTGTTGAGGTGCCGCTCAAAAATGCAAATCTCCGCGAAGGGGCGTTTGATCTTGAAATCCGCGCTACGGACAGTTCTCTTGCGGGCTTTGGGCAGGGGAACACCCGGACTGTACTGCTGCCCATGCGTCTTGACATGCAGCAGCCGCGCATCTCTGTCAAAAATTTGCCGCCGAATGTACATCGTGGCGGTTCGGCAGTCATTCGTTATACTGTTGACGAAGAAGTTACCAGCAGCGGCGTTCTTATAGCCGGGTATTTTGTGCCCGGTTTTTTGCAGAAAGACGGCAGTTATCTCTGTCTGTTTCCATTCCCGTACGCCATGACGGCAAAAGACTTCAAGGGTGCTGTTGAAATAAGCGCTGCAGATCTCGCAGGCAATGTTACCAAAAGCAGATTGACGGTCATGGCCTATGAGCGGAATTTTAAAAGCGACACGCTGGAGCTGAAAGACGATTTTCTGGACACTGTGCAGAACAAGCTGCGCAGTCTGGCGCCTGACGCGACCAGTCCTCTGGATTGTTATCTGTACATCAATAATCAGGTGCGAGCCGCCAATGTGCAGACGTTGCGCGAAATAGGAAAAAATACAGCGGCAGCCATGCTGTGGAGCGGAGCATTTCAGCGTTTGCCGCGTTCTGCTTCAAGAGCCGGTTTTGCGGATCATCGCTTTTTCACCAGACAGGGCAAACTGGTCGGCGAGTCTTTCCATCTCGGCTTTGATTTGGCTTCAGTGCGCAATGCTGACGTGCCTGCAGCCAACAGCGGACGTGTTGTGCATGTTGGTAATTTGGGGATTTACGGCAATATTGTCGTCGTCGACCATGGGCTTGGCCTTATGTCGCTTTATTCGCATTTGAGCGAACAGCTTGTCAAAGTTGGAGATATTGTCGCCAAAGGGCAGACGATCGCCCGAACCGGCAGCAGCGGTCTCGCCTTTGGCGATCATCTGCATTTCGGCATAATTGTGGGCGGTGTGGAAGTGACGCCCTTGGAATGGATTGATCCCAAATGGATGCGCGATAACATTGCCGGCAGAATCAACGCGGAAACGCATTAA
- a CDS encoding YHS domain-containing protein — protein sequence MWKWLMLVMAIYLLYRLFASDLLKKKKNSQEESAAGINRKVAAGEMVKDPECGSYIAADADIAVRDGEKTYRFCSYECRDKFLQHLEEGGRELPPRD from the coding sequence ATGTGGAAATGGCTTATGCTGGTCATGGCAATATATTTATTATACAGGCTTTTCGCAAGTGACCTGCTTAAAAAGAAGAAAAACAGCCAAGAAGAAAGCGCTGCCGGTATAAATCGAAAAGTAGCCGCCGGCGAGATGGTGAAAGATCCTGAATGCGGTTCCTATATTGCAGCCGATGCGGATATTGCCGTTCGGGACGGCGAAAAAACATATCGTTTTTGCAGCTATGAGTGCCGTGACAAATTTTTGCAGCATCTGGAAGAAGGCGGCAGAGAGTTGCCGCCGCGCGACTGA
- the folK gene encoding 2-amino-4-hydroxy-6-hydroxymethyldihydropteridine diphosphokinase, whose product MNSTKNIQAYVCLGSNADNAAYKISQARSCLDLLPDIRLAAASPVYLTEPQGFTEQPWFLNQVVALAPGADWNARRLLDTLSSMELALGRTRNPETDVLRYGPRSIDADLLLYGMEHSDDANCRLPHPRMLQRAFVLIPLLDLAPEICIEGQPARCWLEQLAYQLEGNKIFQ is encoded by the coding sequence ATGAATTCGACAAAGAACATTCAGGCATATGTCTGCCTTGGCTCCAACGCCGACAATGCGGCCTACAAGATCAGTCAGGCTCGCAGCTGTCTGGATCTGTTGCCGGATATTCGTCTGGCGGCGGCATCGCCTGTTTATTTAACAGAGCCGCAGGGATTTACTGAGCAGCCCTGGTTTTTGAATCAGGTTGTCGCGCTTGCGCCGGGGGCGGACTGGAATGCCCGGCGTCTGCTTGACACGCTGTCGTCAATGGAGCTTGCGCTGGGACGAACGCGCAACCCTGAAACAGATGTACTGCGCTACGGCCCGCGCTCCATTGACGCAGACCTGCTCCTCTACGGCATGGAACATTCAGACGACGCAAACTGTCGCTTGCCGCATCCGCGCATGCTGCAGCGCGCCTTTGTGCTCATTCCGCTTCTGGATCTCGCGCCCGAAATATGTATTGAAGGGCAGCCAGCGCGTTGCTGGCTTGAACAGCTCGCCTATCAGCTGGAGGGCAACAAAATTTTTCAATGA